CTTTAGTTATTATTCTTATTCTATTTTCTGTCCAACGTTTTGGAACGGATGCGGTTGGTAAAGCATTTGGGCCAATCATGTTCGCTTGGTTTACCTTTTTAGGTGTGATGGGGCTGATTAATTTTGGTCAAGACTGGACTGTGCTTCGTGCGTTGAATCCGTATTATGCGATCCATCTACTGCTTAGTCCAGAAAATAAACTGGGAATCTTTGTTTTAGGGAATGTCTTTTTAGCAACAACCGGAGCAGAAGCGTTATATTCTGACTTAGGTCATGTTGGAAAACATAATATTCGGGCTAGTTGGCCGTATATCAAAGTGTGCCTTATCCTTAACTATTTAGGTCAAGCAGCGTGGATTTTAAGTGCTAAAAATGATCCGTCAGTTTTAGCGATTGAAAATTTAAATCCATTTTTCCAAATGATGCCAAAGGGTATTATGCTGATTGGTGTGGTTTTTGCAACAGTTGCGGCAGTTATCGCTTCCCAAGCTTTGATTTCGGGTTCCTTTACCTTAGTGTCAGAAGCAATCAAATTAAAACTATTGCCAAGATTAAAAATTATTTATCCGGGTGCCAATATCGGTCAAATGTATATCCCAGCAGTTAATATGATGTTGTGGATCGTGTGTTCATTGATCGTGATTACCTTTAGAACCTCTACACATATGGAAGCAGCTTATGGTCTTTCTATTACTGTAACCATGCTAATGACAACTATTTTGTTAATGTTTTATCTACTACAAAAAGGTGCGCCAAAATGGGTTGCCTATCTAATTACCTTATTCTTTGGTAGTATCGAGTCGATTTTCTTTGTCTCAAGTATTGCAAAATTCTTCCACGGCGGTTACGTTGCGGTAGGGATCGCGCTCTTGATTTTAGCTGTGATGACGATTTGGGAATGGGGCAATATTATTAAAGAGAAAACATCTGATACAGTTCCGCTTAAGCAATATGTAGAACAATTACGGCTGTTAAAAGATGATACAACGGTGCCAAAATCTCAAACCAATGTGGTGTTTATGACTCCTGATACGATTGGGGATGAAATTGGTAGACAAATTATTTACTCTATTTTAGATAAACAACCGAAAAGAGCGAATGTTTATTGGTTTGTTAATGTTGAAGTAACGGATGAACCATTTACAAAAGAATACTCTGTCGATATGATGGGGACTGATTTTATTGTGCAAGTTCAATTGTATCTAGGGTTCCATGTGGCTCAAGAGGTCAATGTCTATATTCGTCAAATCGTGTATGATTTAATGAAAGAAGGTCGTTTACCTAAACAACCGCAAAAATATTCACTGACACCAGGACGTGAAGTGGGGGACTTCCAATTTATTATTATTCGGGAAGAATTATCAAAAGTAACCGAATTGAAAAAATGGGACCGCCAAATCATGCAGCTGAAATTAGCAATCAAAAAGAGAACGACCACACCAGAAAATTGGTTTGGCTTAGAGTATAGTGAAGTGAAATATGAATCTGTTCCATTAATCATTGGCGATACACGAAAGACCAGATTAAGAGAACGGAAAGCTTTATCCTAAATAAAAAGTCTCTGAGTCAAATTTAATGGCTTGGAGACTTTTTTGTAGATACAATAGCTCTTATTCGCACTATCGGTAAAGGACCAGTATAATACTAAATAGAATCAGGAAAAAAATGAGGTGTAAAGAATGCTTGCAATAAATTTTTTAATATTACTGTTAATGATTGCGATCACTGCATTTTTTGTGGCTAGTGAATTTGCATTAGTAAAAATTCGGATGTCACGGTTAGAGCAGTTAAAAAAAGACGGTGTCAAAAATGCAGAATTAGCAATTCACGTGACGCATCATTTAGATGCCTATTTGTCTACAAGCCAATTGGGGATTACTTTAACAGGATTGATCATTGGTTGGGTAGGTGAAGGATCCGTTGCGGCATTACTGCATCCCTTATTAGGTGATCTGCCGATTAGTAGTGCAATCAGCAGTACGATTTCAATTGTTTTAGGCTTTGTGATTGTTACCTACATTGTGGTGGTTGTGGGAGAATTATTTCCTAAAAGTTACAGTATTGCCCAACCAGAGAAGGTTGTTTTGGCAGTTGTGAAGCCACTGCATTACTTTTATAAAGTGATGTATCCCTTTATTTGGTTGCTCAATCATTCGGCTGCTAAATTAGGACAACTATTTGGGATTAAACTAGTCTCAGAAGGAGAAGAAACACTCACTCAAGAAGAGCTGTTGTACGTAGCAGATGACTCCTATAAAAAAGGTGAATTAACAAAAGAAGAATATTATTACATGGAAAATGTATTTGAATTTGATGATACGCTAGCCAAAGAAATTCAGGTCGATCGGACATCAATGGAAGTTTTTGAAGCGGATGAAACAGTAGCTCAAGCCATTCAACATTCGTTAAAGCGAGGACATACACGTTATCCAGTAATCGAAGAGTCTAAAGATAATGTCTTAGGGTATGTGACATTGCCAGCCTTGATCAAGGAGTCATTTATCAACGATCAAAGAAAAGTCAGTGAATTAGTAGAAGAGCCAATCGTGGCGATAACAACGATCCCAATTAAAAGTCTATTGACGATGATGCGTAAAGAAGGAAAACATATTGCGATTTTAAAAGATGAATACGGTGGAACGACCGGGATGGTGACCATAGAAGATATTTTAGAAGAATTAGTCGGAGATATCAGAGATGAAACAGATCTGGAGAACGCTTTGATCGCCAAAGAAGCAGACAATTCTTATATCGTCTCCGGAAAAATCACACTCGATGATTTTGAACGCTATTTTAGAATTAAAATCCCAACCTTTGAAGCCTCTGAAATGTCCACTCTAGCTGGTTTTATTGTAGAACAAAAAAATAATCAAATCGCTGTAGGTGATCAAATCAAGATTGATGGATTTACGCTTGAGGTACTTGATTATGAACATGCGCATATTGATTATTTTAAAGTAACAAAAGCAACTGAATAGAGAAAAAAGTCATAAAGAAAATCAATCATTCTTTGTGGCTTTTTATTTTTCGTTTTCACTGAATAGAACGGAAAAATAGGATTGACGGAAGCGTATTATTCCGATAGGATTAAGAAAAATGGGATAGGAAGTGTTTAAATGCGTAAGGTAGGGATCATCGGGTTAGGACATGTAGGTGCAACATTAGCTTATACAATAGTAACTGAAAACTTAGTTGACGAACTGGTTTTGATCGATAAAGATGAAAAGCTAGCGATTTCTGAAGAATATGATTTATTAGATGCACAAGTTTTTTTGACGGGTAAAACGAAGATTATCATTCAAGATTATCAAGCATTAAGAGACGCATCGGTCATTGTTTTTTGTGCAGGGCAAATCAGTGCACTAGGAGAGGATGGCGATCGATTCAAAGAGCTTGAGATTACTAGCAGAATCGCAGAAGAGACAGCTCCTAAAATCAAACAATCTGGATTTAATGGTATTATTGTGACGATCACAAATCCCTGTGATGTGATTGCAGCTTATATGCAAAAGCTAACAGGTTTTGATACAAATCAAGTATTTGGAACAGGTACAATGCTTGACACAGCACGTATGCAACAAGCTGTAAGCCGTAATGTATCGATCGACAGTCGGAATGTGGGTGGCTATGTTTATGGTGAACATGGAGATTCTCAATTTGTAGCTTGGTCGACTGTGACGATTGGAGATCGTCCCCTATTGACTTGGAATAGTGAACTTGATTTAAACCAATTGGATGAAGCAGTTCGTGCGGGTGGCTGGAATGCTTTTGCTGGAAAAGGTTACACAAGCTATGGGATTGCAACCTGTGGTGCTCGACTGATCCGAATGATTTTGAATGACGCCAAAACAATCGTATCCGTTTCAGCGTATGATGATCAAATGGATAGTTATTATGGGCAACCTGTAGTGATCGGGAAAAATGGGATAGAATCGTTCATCTCATGTCCACTAACTGAAAAGGAGCAAAATAGCTTAAAAGAATCAGTTCAAATTATTAAAAATGGACTAGCGAATTTACCATTTAAGCAGTAAAATAAAGTATCGAACTTGATAAAATGTGGAGGCAATTCATTGATAAATCTAACAGAAATAACGGAGAAGATGTCTCCAAATCAAAAGATAAATTATGACCGTGTTTTACAAAAAGTCATCGCAGAATGGGAAAAAGCAACGATTCGACCTACGATTTTACTTCATAGTTGTTGTGCGCCCTGCAGTACCTATTCACTTGAATATCTGACGCAATATGCGGATGTGACGATTTTTTTTGCGAATTCAAATATTCATCCGAGAGCAGAATATCAGCGTCGGGAAATCGTTCAGCAAAAATTTGTCGAGGATTTTAATCAGCAGACAAACAATCAGGTTCGATTTTTAGCAGCGCCATATGAGCCCAATAAATTTATTCAAATGGTACAAGAAAAAGAGCTAACAGAAGAGCCGGAAGGCGGCAAACGTTGCTCAGCCTGCTTTCAAATGCGTTTGGATATCGTGGCAGAAAAGGCACAAGAATTAGGCTATGACTATTTTGGCAGTGCGCTAACGTTATCACCAAAGAAAAATAGTCAATTGATCAATGAGATTGGGATTGATATTCAAAAGTTTTATGCCACTAATTATTTACCAAGTGATTTTAAGAAAAATAATGGTTATAAGCGTTCAATCGAATTATGCAAAGAGTACGATGTCTATCGCCAATGCTACTGTGGCTGTATGTTTGCCGCAACAAAGCAAGGTGTAGATTTAAAAGCTGTGAATAAAGAGGCGAAAGAATTCTTGGCAAAACAAGAAAAATAGTAAAAAAGATAAGGTTGGGACAGAAGCGTTCAGGCCCGAGAACCAAGTAGGTACTGTGTAACATCAGCTCGTACCTCGCTGTGTTTTACAGAAATAAGCCAGCATTCACTAAAATTGTTCTTCAAATTTTAGTGAATGCTGGCTTATTTCTGAAGGGACTGCTTCTGCATCTACGATTCTCGTTTCACTCCGATCCTCGAAGCATGGAGGACCGTTTGCTCCCACCGTTTATTTGGGATTAGATTGTTTAACAAAAAGAGACCCAACTTTTGTCTTATCATTATCCTTTTTTGATCGTTTGATATAGTTTAAAACTATATTTAATGATAGTAAATAAGTGTTATTCTATATTCTCTTCTCGTGGTAAAGTAATTGAAATACCCTTTGAAGGAGGAAAAGTATGAAAACATCGATTATCGGGTTCCCACGTGTGGGAGAATTGAGAGAATTAAAATTTGCAACGGAAAAGTATTTTAGAAACGAATTATCAGCAGAAGAATTAGAATCAATAGGAAAAGAGTTACGTAAAAAACATTGGCAGCTGTTGGTTGATCAGGGAATCGATTTTATTCCAAGTGGCGATTTTTCATTTTTTGATACCACATTGGATACAGCGGTTTTATTGAATATTGTGCCTAAAAAATACCAAGCGCTACAATTATCACCGTTAGAAACTTATTTTGCCTTGGCTAGAGGTTATCAAGGAGCGTCAGGAGATGTGACGGCCTTGGCAATGAAGAAATGGTTTAATACCAATTATCATTATATGGTTCCTGAAATCGATGATGATACAGAATTAAAACTGGTTGGAGATACATTATTTACCACTTTTAATGAAGGGAAAGATGCTGGGGTTATTACGCGACCAACAATTGTAGGCCCGTTTACCTTATTAAAACTAGCGACGTATCACGGTTCAAAACAGGCACCTGATTTTTATGAGGCGGCGATTAACGCATATACCGAGATTTTCAATCGCTTAGCTGGCTCAGGTTGCCAGTGGCTTCAAATTGATGAACCGGCTTTAGTTTTAGATCTATCCCCAGTAGAAGTGCAACAATTCAAGGGTTTATACCAAAAATTATTGGCTAAAAAAGGTGATTTGAAAATCTTGGTTCAAACTTATTTCGGAGACGTTCGAGATGCGTATCAAGAATTGATCGATTTATCTTTTGATGGTATTGGATTAGATTTTGTAGAAGGTAGAAAAACAGTAAGCCTACTTGAAAAATATGGATTTCCTAAAGATAAATTATTATTTGCCGGGATTGTTAATGGCAAAAATATTTGGAAGAACAACTATAAAGAAACGTTAGCATTGCTTGAAAAAATTAAATCATTTGGTGATGTCGTATTAAATACGTCCTGTTCATTACTACATGTTCCGTTTACCTTAGCCAATGAAACAGGACTAACAAAAAAAGTGGCAGATCATTTCGCCTTTGCTGTAGAAAAATTAGCTGAATTAAATGATCTAAAGCAAATCATTGCAAATAAGGATCTCAATCAAGACCTACTGAATACTAATCTTGTCTTATTCGCACAAGAGCGGTTTTCTAAAAATGAACACGTAGCACAACAAGTCCAAGCGTTGACTGAACAAGATTTTGTTCGCTTACCATCTTTAAACGAACGTGCAGTGGTTCAAAAAGATAAATTAAACCTACCGATCTTACCTACAACAACGATTGGTTCTTTCCCACAAACAAAAGAAGTTAAACAAAATCGGGCAAAATTTAAAAAGGGTGAAATTACTGAAACACAATATACTGATTTCAATAAGAAAAAAATCGCTGAATGTGTCGCTTTCCAAGAAGAAATCGGTTTAGATGTCTTAGTTCATGGAGAGTTTGAGCGTAATGACATGGTGGAATATTTTGGTGAAAGCCTAGATGGCTATTTGTTTACTGAAAAAGCTTGGGTCCAATCATATGGAACACGCTGTGTAAAACCACCAATCATTTGGGGAGATGTTTCACGTTCAAATCCAATTACTGTTTCCTACTCGAAATATGCCCAAACCTTAACGGATAAACCAATGAAAGGAATGCTGACAGGACCAGTAACGATCTTGAATTGGTCATTTCCTCGTGAGGATATCAGTTTAAGAGAGGCAACCTTGCAATTAGCCTTAGCGATCCAAGAAGAGGTATTGGATTTAGAAGCAAACGGTATCGGGATTATTCAAATAGATGAAGCAGCCTTACGTGAAAAACTACCCTTACGCCAAACTGATTGGCATTCTGAGTACTTAGACTGGGCAATACCGGCTTTCCGTCTTGTTCATAGTAAAGTGCAGCCGACGACACAAATTCATACACATATGTGTTATAGCGAGTTTGCGGATATTATTCAAGATATCGATAATATGGATGCCGATGTTATTTCATTTGAAGCTTCCCGTTCAAATCTAAATATTTTAGATGCTTTAAAAACCATTGATTTTCAAACACAAGTAGGACCTGGGGTTTATGATATTCATTCACCTCGTGTTCCTTCTATAGAAGAAATCGAAACAACGATCCATAGTATTTTAAACAAATTACCTATCGAAAAAGTCTGGGTCAATCCTGATTGCGGCCTAAAAACACGAGGTGTGCCGGAAACAGAAGCTAGTTTAAGAAACTTAGTCCTTGCAGCAGAAAAGGTACGTGGAGGGGTGTAAATGAGAACAGATACCTTGTTTAAAGAAAAGACCGTTTTTTCCTATGAGATTTTTCCGCCTAGACGAACAGCGCCGATCGATACGATTTATCATACGTTAGATCGTTTGAAAGGACAACAGCCTGATTTTATCAGCGTTACTTTAGGAGCTGGTGGCACAGCTGCCAATTTAAGCACTGCAGATATTGCGCAGAAAATTCAAGATGAGCAATTTTTGCCAAGCGTGGCACATTTACCAGCTGTAAATTTTTCAAAAGATGAGATCGTGGTTATTTTAGAAGAATTGAAACAAAAAAAGGTAGAAAACATTTTGGCTTTAAGAGGAGATCTTTTACCGGATAGAGAACCCAAAAAAGATTTTTGTTATGCAAATGACTTGGTTTCATTTATCCAAGAACAAGGGGACTTTAATATTATAGGGGCTTGTTACCCTGAAACACATGGAGACTCAGAAAATTCAGTCACAGATATTAGAAATCTAAAACGAAAAGTTGATGCTGGGACCAATCAATTGATTACGCAGCTGTTTTTTGATAATAACTATTTTTACACGTTCAAAGAAAAGTGTGATATTGCTGCTATCGAAGTACCTATTCAGGCTGGAATTATGCCTGTAGTCAATAAAAAGCAAATCGAGCGAATGGTAAAAATGTCCAATGTGACATTGCCAACGAAGTTTTTGAAAATGATGGAACGCTATGAGCATAATCCAGAAGCCATCCGTGATGCAGGAATTGCTTATGCAATCAATCAAATTGTTGATTTAGTGACACAAGGAACCGATGGAATCCATCTGTATACGATGAATAATCCCTATGTGGCACAAAAAATTAGAGAGGCGACACGTAGCTTATTTGATGCATAGCTAAAAAAGTTAAGAACGAGGAGTAAAACTGGTTCTCAGTTTTACTCCTCGTTCTTATTTTTTTGAAGTTATTGAGGTAGGTATATTTTAAATAACCTAAAAATAACAATGATTTTATGTTTTTTTGTATTTTTTTCTCCTGTTTTTTTGCATATTAAATAACAATACAAAAATGTTTTTTTTGTTGATTTTCATAAAATGGTATTTATGTTTATTAATAGAATTAACATATAGTAGTTATATTTTTTTATATATATAATTAGTTTTATTTAAGAATAAACCCTTTATTTTTAAGGGTTTATTCTTGTTTTTTTAAATTATGAAAAACGTATCTAACGAAGTATCTTTGTTTTCTATTTTAGTAAAAAATAATTGAATAGAAAAAAGCGAAAATTCATTGACATAAAAAATAACAATAGGTATAGTTTACATGTGGGCGGAAATATTAATAATTAAAATATATATTTATTTTGTCGTTCTTTTTTTTATGATAAAAATCAACGTAAAAAATTGTCAGTAAACGACTAATATTTAACGAAATGAAAGGAGATTGTGTATGCCGAGAAAAACGCCTGTCCGAAAGAATATTCGCTCTAAAGACGAAAAGGCAAGGCAAAGTACTCCAGAACGTTTACGAGGTCGTCAGATATATGCGAATTCTACTAGAGCATATTTGGAAAATGAACGATATGAACAACGTACTATAAAAAAACGACCGCGACCAACTGAACAAAGGTCTCGCAATGATTTTTATGAAAACTCTAGAGGTTTTGAATATCCAGAAACACCTCATCAAAGAAGACCACGTCGGTCGATTCCTACAAGGAGAACAAGCGATGAGTATTATAAAGGACCTCAATCTCCGCAGCCTAGTGTAAAAAGTCCAGGTGTATTGGTATTTTCTTTCTTTAGTAATTTAGTTTTTTATGGTGTTACGATTGGAATCATCATTATGGCAGTTATGTTTTCATTCAGTTCAAAGTCAACAGCATCAATTTTCGGTTATCGTTTTTATACAGTTTTGACTAATTCTATGGCTCCACAAGAAGAGGGGCCAAAAGGCGGATTCTATGCTGGAGATATCGTCATTGTTAAACTTATGGATGGTGATCAGATCAAAAAAGATGATATTGTAACGTTTGCAGTTGGAGATGGGACACGTTATTTGACTCATAGAATGGTCGAGCGGAAAGAGGAATTAAATGGAGAAAAAGGCAATTACCTTGTTACTAAAGGTGATGCGAATAAAAGCAATGATCCACCAATAACAGCAGATCGAGTATTAGGTAAAGTCGTGTTTGCTGTGCCAAAGATAGGCAATGTTATAGAGTTTGCTCGAGAAGAATTTTGGGCCTGTCTGGTTTGTATTCTCTCGTTGTATGGTTTCTTTTTAGTGCTGAAATCCTACCTGTTTACGTCAGAGGGAGAACAAATTAGGAAAAGACATAGGGAACGACCAAGGTATGAAAGGCAATATTAACACTTTGCTTTAACAATTATCTAAAGCAAGTGAGAATATACATTATATTTATAGGAGGATTATTAAAAATGAAAAAAAACAAAAAGAAAAAGTTGGTAGCGGCTTCTGGATTAGCATTGTTGGCTTTTCTAGCGGGGACATTTGCTTGGATCAACTCACAGGATCAAAAGATTAACCGTGTGGATGCAGCTGCAATTAAAGATGACAGTGTCACGGTGGAAGAGACTTGGAAACCTCAAGACATTATTCCAGGAACAGAAGCAACGAAAGAAGTAGCTGTTAAAAATACTGGGAATGTGCCGGTATTTGTCCGTGTATCGTATGAAGAAGTCTTGAAGCATTTGACAGAAAAAGGTGCTGTGACAAGTCGGGATAATGGATGGACGGTTAGTGCTACACCAAATCCGTTAGCAGATGATATTCCTGTTGAATATGACGGAGATAAGTATGTTACACAAACAAATGACTATAAAGATGTGACCAGCAAAGTTAAAGATGCTAAGGCAGCAGCTTTACCGGCTGGTGTAAAAGTATATGCCAAAGGATCAGTTACTAAGAATCCCGTGACAAGTGCCGAAGTTACGACGTTCAATTATTCAGCATTTTTTGAATATGCCCCAGGTAAATACCAAGCAATGGAGACAGATGTAAAGGTAACTGGTGGAAATGTGGAAGGATCTCTAGTAGAAAATTGGGACTTTACTATGTCTAAAGCTAAATATTCAGTTTATAGTGGCGGATACAAATATGCAGTAGCGAACTGGGCAGCAACTTCTCTAGAAGGTGCATCTCCAGAGTCGACAAATGCTAAAGCTTCCCTATTAGGAAGTGCAGGTAAAAAATATGATATAGATTACGATTATACGATTGCAGCTTTAGGTCTTCCAGCTATTCCAGCTGTGACAGTAACAACAGCTGCTGATCAAATCCCAGTAGCTAATTCAGAGAAAAAAGGTGTTCAAACGGATAAAGCCGCTTTAAACGTTGGTGGAATCAATATTGAGTACGGTGTAGATATGGGAACAACGGCTGATTTGAAAAATGATAAATGGGTTTACAACAATGAAGATGGCTATTTCTATTTCACTAGTCCACTTAACTCAGGTGCAACAACACCACAGTTATTGAAAAAATTAATCTTTACAAATGCAATTGGAAAAGAATATACAAATGCAACTTATGATTTGATTGTGAAAATGGAAGCTATTCAAGCAACTAAAGAAGCTTTATCAGATAACACTGGTTGGAACTTGAACGGGGCTGATGGTTCAGAAACTAAAAAAATCACAACCTATTTAGATGGGCAAGCAGTAAGTTAATTCTAATTGCTGGAAGTGAGAATTAAGAAGTAATGAATAGGAAGGGGAAAAACGATGCAGCAACGATCAATGCGAAAACGTCTATTATTTCTGGTTTTGTATAGTTTTTCATGTATTTTTATCACCTTTACCAGTGGAACGCTATTAGCGGTTGCCAGTCAAACCCTTCCTCCAGGGGTGGTCATTGGTGATGAGACAGGAATATCCGCTTCTTCTGAAGGAGAGTATTATGTTGATTTACCAAATGTCTTACCTGGAGAAAGTTATGAAAAGACTATCACGATTCGTAGTATGGATGTAAAAGAACCCTTTGAGTTAGGAATAGTAGTTACGCCAGATTCATCAAAAGGAGTAATCGATTTTAACAAACAAATCAAATTGACTCTGTCTCTTGATGAAAAAAATATATATCAAGGTCCCTTATTGGGAAATGGAGAATTTGACTGGACGGTTCAGCCGTTAATACTAGGCGTTTGTGAGTATGGAAAAGATCAAATTTTAACGGCAGTATTTGAAGTAGATAAAGACCTGACATTGGCAGATTATAAAGAAGATAGTCAGTTACTTTATCATTGGACATTCGTTGCAACAAAAAACCAGCCTAAGCCAATAGATCCCAAAGATAGTAGTTCACCTTTACCAACTAAGGTAAAACCTAAAGGGATGTTTCCA
The DNA window shown above is from Enterococcus sp. 12C11_DIV0727 and carries:
- a CDS encoding KUP/HAK/KT family potassium transporter, with protein sequence MGVVYGDIGTSPLYVMKAIVGDNGGLQNISENFIIGAVSLIFWTLTILTTIKYVVIALNADNHGEGGIFSLYTLVRKKGKYLIIPAMIGGAALLADGVLTPAVTVTTAIEGLRGIPVFFDRFGSDQNIIVMITLVIILILFSVQRFGTDAVGKAFGPIMFAWFTFLGVMGLINFGQDWTVLRALNPYYAIHLLLSPENKLGIFVLGNVFLATTGAEALYSDLGHVGKHNIRASWPYIKVCLILNYLGQAAWILSAKNDPSVLAIENLNPFFQMMPKGIMLIGVVFATVAAVIASQALISGSFTLVSEAIKLKLLPRLKIIYPGANIGQMYIPAVNMMLWIVCSLIVITFRTSTHMEAAYGLSITVTMLMTTILLMFYLLQKGAPKWVAYLITLFFGSIESIFFVSSIAKFFHGGYVAVGIALLILAVMTIWEWGNIIKEKTSDTVPLKQYVEQLRLLKDDTTVPKSQTNVVFMTPDTIGDEIGRQIIYSILDKQPKRANVYWFVNVEVTDEPFTKEYSVDMMGTDFIVQVQLYLGFHVAQEVNVYIRQIVYDLMKEGRLPKQPQKYSLTPGREVGDFQFIIIREELSKVTELKKWDRQIMQLKLAIKKRTTTPENWFGLEYSEVKYESVPLIIGDTRKTRLRERKALS
- a CDS encoding epoxyqueuosine reductase QueH codes for the protein MINLTEITEKMSPNQKINYDRVLQKVIAEWEKATIRPTILLHSCCAPCSTYSLEYLTQYADVTIFFANSNIHPRAEYQRREIVQQKFVEDFNQQTNNQVRFLAAPYEPNKFIQMVQEKELTEEPEGGKRCSACFQMRLDIVAEKAQELGYDYFGSALTLSPKKNSQLINEIGIDIQKFYATNYLPSDFKKNNGYKRSIELCKEYDVYRQCYCGCMFAATKQGVDLKAVNKEAKEFLAKQEK
- the metE gene encoding 5-methyltetrahydropteroyltriglutamate--homocysteine S-methyltransferase; translated protein: MKTSIIGFPRVGELRELKFATEKYFRNELSAEELESIGKELRKKHWQLLVDQGIDFIPSGDFSFFDTTLDTAVLLNIVPKKYQALQLSPLETYFALARGYQGASGDVTALAMKKWFNTNYHYMVPEIDDDTELKLVGDTLFTTFNEGKDAGVITRPTIVGPFTLLKLATYHGSKQAPDFYEAAINAYTEIFNRLAGSGCQWLQIDEPALVLDLSPVEVQQFKGLYQKLLAKKGDLKILVQTYFGDVRDAYQELIDLSFDGIGLDFVEGRKTVSLLEKYGFPKDKLLFAGIVNGKNIWKNNYKETLALLEKIKSFGDVVLNTSCSLLHVPFTLANETGLTKKVADHFAFAVEKLAELNDLKQIIANKDLNQDLLNTNLVLFAQERFSKNEHVAQQVQALTEQDFVRLPSLNERAVVQKDKLNLPILPTTTIGSFPQTKEVKQNRAKFKKGEITETQYTDFNKKKIAECVAFQEEIGLDVLVHGEFERNDMVEYFGESLDGYLFTEKAWVQSYGTRCVKPPIIWGDVSRSNPITVSYSKYAQTLTDKPMKGMLTGPVTILNWSFPREDISLREATLQLALAIQEEVLDLEANGIGIIQIDEAALREKLPLRQTDWHSEYLDWAIPAFRLVHSKVQPTTQIHTHMCYSEFADIIQDIDNMDADVISFEASRSNLNILDALKTIDFQTQVGPGVYDIHSPRVPSIEEIETTIHSILNKLPIEKVWVNPDCGLKTRGVPETEASLRNLVLAAEKVRGGV
- a CDS encoding hemolysin family protein translates to MLAINFLILLLMIAITAFFVASEFALVKIRMSRLEQLKKDGVKNAELAIHVTHHLDAYLSTSQLGITLTGLIIGWVGEGSVAALLHPLLGDLPISSAISSTISIVLGFVIVTYIVVVVGELFPKSYSIAQPEKVVLAVVKPLHYFYKVMYPFIWLLNHSAAKLGQLFGIKLVSEGEETLTQEELLYVADDSYKKGELTKEEYYYMENVFEFDDTLAKEIQVDRTSMEVFEADETVAQAIQHSLKRGHTRYPVIEESKDNVLGYVTLPALIKESFINDQRKVSELVEEPIVAITTIPIKSLLTMMRKEGKHIAILKDEYGGTTGMVTIEDILEELVGDIRDETDLENALIAKEADNSYIVSGKITLDDFERYFRIKIPTFEASEMSTLAGFIVEQKNNQIAVGDQIKIDGFTLEVLDYEHAHIDYFKVTKATE
- a CDS encoding signal peptidase I gives rise to the protein MPRKTPVRKNIRSKDEKARQSTPERLRGRQIYANSTRAYLENERYEQRTIKKRPRPTEQRSRNDFYENSRGFEYPETPHQRRPRRSIPTRRTSDEYYKGPQSPQPSVKSPGVLVFSFFSNLVFYGVTIGIIIMAVMFSFSSKSTASIFGYRFYTVLTNSMAPQEEGPKGGFYAGDIVIVKLMDGDQIKKDDIVTFAVGDGTRYLTHRMVERKEELNGEKGNYLVTKGDANKSNDPPITADRVLGKVVFAVPKIGNVIEFAREEFWACLVCILSLYGFFLVLKSYLFTSEGEQIRKRHRERPRYERQY
- a CDS encoding LPXTG cell wall anchor domain-containing protein, translated to MQQRSMRKRLLFLVLYSFSCIFITFTSGTLLAVASQTLPPGVVIGDETGISASSEGEYYVDLPNVLPGESYEKTITIRSMDVKEPFELGIVVTPDSSKGVIDFNKQIKLTLSLDEKNIYQGPLLGNGEFDWTVQPLILGVCEYGKDQILTAVFEVDKDLTLADYKEDSQLLYHWTFVATKNQPKPIDPKDSSSPLPTKVKPKGMFPRTGEEIKNLIYKTLAGLLLVLIAILLWKKRKEEQGKVG
- the metF gene encoding methylenetetrahydrofolate reductase [NAD(P)H]; protein product: MRTDTLFKEKTVFSYEIFPPRRTAPIDTIYHTLDRLKGQQPDFISVTLGAGGTAANLSTADIAQKIQDEQFLPSVAHLPAVNFSKDEIVVILEELKQKKVENILALRGDLLPDREPKKDFCYANDLVSFIQEQGDFNIIGACYPETHGDSENSVTDIRNLKRKVDAGTNQLITQLFFDNNYFYTFKEKCDIAAIEVPIQAGIMPVVNKKQIERMVKMSNVTLPTKFLKMMERYEHNPEAIRDAGIAYAINQIVDLVTQGTDGIHLYTMNNPYVAQKIREATRSLFDA
- a CDS encoding L-lactate dehydrogenase, with protein sequence MRKVGIIGLGHVGATLAYTIVTENLVDELVLIDKDEKLAISEEYDLLDAQVFLTGKTKIIIQDYQALRDASVIVFCAGQISALGEDGDRFKELEITSRIAEETAPKIKQSGFNGIIVTITNPCDVIAAYMQKLTGFDTNQVFGTGTMLDTARMQQAVSRNVSIDSRNVGGYVYGEHGDSQFVAWSTVTIGDRPLLTWNSELDLNQLDEAVRAGGWNAFAGKGYTSYGIATCGARLIRMILNDAKTIVSVSAYDDQMDSYYGQPVVIGKNGIESFISCPLTEKEQNSLKESVQIIKNGLANLPFKQ